A genomic stretch from Bacterioplanes sanyensis includes:
- the rnc gene encoding ribonuclease III: MNDPLLKLGQRLHYAFADEKLAQLALTHRSKGGKNNERLEFLGDSILSLIISDALFKQFPQAKEGKLTRLRSQLVRGKTLASVAREFELGEFLILGSSVIKSGEHRRESILADTVEALIGAIYLESGLEKTREVVLIWYQSRLQDLTLEDPVKDAKTRLQEYQQKHRLRLPVYDVQSVVGPTNEQVFTVSCSVPELASPLTAKGNSRRHAEQAAAERVLKQLGLQNQEGV; encoded by the coding sequence GTGAATGATCCTTTGCTAAAACTCGGCCAGCGTCTGCATTATGCTTTCGCTGACGAAAAGCTCGCACAGTTAGCTTTAACACACCGCAGTAAAGGCGGGAAAAATAACGAGCGTTTAGAGTTTCTGGGCGACTCGATTCTCAGCCTTATTATTTCCGACGCTTTATTCAAGCAATTTCCACAGGCCAAAGAAGGCAAGCTTACTCGTTTGCGCTCGCAATTGGTGCGCGGCAAAACCCTTGCTTCGGTTGCACGGGAGTTTGAACTGGGCGAGTTTTTGATTCTAGGCAGTAGCGTGATCAAAAGTGGCGAGCACCGGCGTGAATCGATTCTGGCAGATACCGTCGAGGCATTAATCGGCGCGATTTATCTGGAAAGCGGATTAGAAAAAACGCGCGAAGTGGTGCTGATTTGGTACCAGAGTCGTCTGCAAGACCTGACGTTGGAAGACCCGGTCAAAGACGCTAAGACGCGTTTGCAGGAATATCAGCAAAAACATCGCCTACGGTTGCCAGTCTATGACGTGCAATCGGTTGTGGGCCCTACGAATGAACAGGTATTTACTGTGAGCTGCAGCGTTCCTGAATTGGCCAGTCCGTTAACTGCCAAGGGCAATAGTCGTCGTCACGCTGAACAAGCGGCTGCGGAGCGAGTGTTAAAGCAATTGGGTTTGCAAAATCAGGAGGGCGTATGA
- the era gene encoding GTPase Era → MSERSGFVAIVGRPNVGKSTLLNRILGQKLSITSRKPQTTRHQVVGIKTEHDIQVVYVDTPGIHKHHDKAINRFMNRAATTAVKDVDLVVMLVDRMRWTDEDEMVLQAIRQQKAPIVLAVNKVDFVREKEDLLPYLQQLNERHPFEQIVPLSAKTGHNVDRLEQLIASFMPQSMHFYPEDQITDRSSRFLAAELVREKIMRQLGDELPYAMTVEIEEFVHDGRILEISALILVERSSQKRIVIGDGGYRLKRIGEEARKDMEVLFDTKVMLNLWVKVKSNWSDDERALRSLGYDDQ, encoded by the coding sequence ATGAGCGAGCGCAGTGGTTTTGTCGCCATCGTGGGGCGTCCGAATGTGGGCAAATCGACGTTGCTCAATCGCATTCTGGGACAAAAGCTGTCTATTACCTCGCGTAAACCACAGACCACCCGGCATCAAGTGGTGGGTATCAAAACCGAACATGACATTCAGGTGGTCTATGTCGACACCCCTGGGATTCACAAGCATCACGATAAGGCGATTAATCGTTTTATGAATCGTGCAGCCACCACAGCGGTGAAAGATGTGGATCTGGTGGTGATGCTGGTCGATCGTATGCGCTGGACGGACGAGGACGAAATGGTATTACAAGCCATTCGTCAGCAAAAAGCGCCAATCGTGTTGGCGGTTAATAAGGTCGACTTTGTGCGTGAAAAAGAGGATCTGTTGCCATATCTGCAGCAGCTCAATGAGCGCCACCCGTTTGAGCAAATTGTGCCGCTCAGTGCGAAAACAGGTCATAACGTCGACCGCTTAGAGCAGCTGATCGCCAGTTTTATGCCACAAAGCATGCACTTTTATCCAGAAGATCAGATTACAGATCGAAGCTCACGCTTTTTAGCAGCGGAGTTGGTGCGTGAGAAAATCATGCGCCAGTTGGGAGATGAGCTGCCTTACGCCATGACGGTGGAAATCGAAGAGTTTGTTCACGATGGCCGAATTCTGGAAATCAGTGCCCTGATTTTGGTAGAGCGCTCTTCTCAAAAGCGTATTGTCATCGGTGATGGTGGCTATCGCCTGAAGCGTATTGGCGAAGAAGCGCGTAAAGACATGGAAGTGCTATTCGATACCAAGGTGATGCTGAATTTGTGGGTGAAAGTGAAGTCCAACTGGTCCGATGATGAGCGTGCCTTGCGCAGCTTGGGGTACGACGATCAGTGA
- the recO gene encoding DNA repair protein RecO, with amino-acid sequence MRPFWLLQRQPWREHEWLVEVFSRDDGRLWLTADVRKQLDLHQLFVGDWQQQDGWPRLPMCHRQWHSSWSEQAFACGYYATELLSLLLPLQEPQPQLFDVYTETLKGLAAEDHPFPWLRLFEQTLLNSLGLGFSWQTDTQGDAIVKGTWYRFTAPAGWQPTERSPSAVCGSDLLQYAAGTDRADLWRLARNTLQSALQYHLPRPLISRCLLSSSTQEL; translated from the coding sequence GTGAGGCCATTTTGGCTGTTGCAGCGACAGCCCTGGCGCGAACACGAGTGGTTAGTGGAAGTCTTCAGTCGCGACGACGGCCGCTTGTGGTTGACTGCAGACGTTCGTAAACAGCTGGATTTACACCAGCTGTTTGTCGGCGACTGGCAGCAGCAGGACGGCTGGCCGCGGTTGCCCATGTGCCATCGGCAATGGCACTCCAGCTGGTCGGAGCAAGCATTCGCTTGCGGTTATTACGCTACCGAGCTGTTGTCCCTATTGTTGCCTCTCCAAGAGCCACAGCCACAATTATTCGATGTGTACACTGAGACGCTAAAAGGGCTGGCGGCCGAGGATCATCCATTTCCTTGGTTACGGCTATTTGAACAAACCCTGTTGAATTCGCTCGGTCTGGGGTTTAGCTGGCAAACCGATACCCAGGGTGATGCCATCGTCAAAGGTACATGGTATCGCTTCACTGCCCCGGCTGGCTGGCAGCCAACCGAGCGCAGTCCCTCTGCCGTCTGTGGTAGCGACTTACTGCAGTACGCTGCAGGCACCGATCGAGCTGATTTATGGCGGCTTGCTCGCAATACATTGCAATCTGCTCTGCAGTATCATTTACCTCGCCCGCTGATCAGCCGGTGTTTGTTGTCATCATCCACACAGGAATTGTGA
- the pdxJ gene encoding pyridoxine 5'-phosphate synthase yields the protein MKNPQRVLLGVNIDHVATLRQARGTRYPDPVMAAMLAEQAGADGITIHPREDRRHIQTRDVYVLKETLTTRMNLEMAVTEDMLLLAEEVQPEACCLVPEKREELTTEGGLDVVAQQAEVAAAVQRLREVGSEVSLFIDPDEQQIDAVLRCQAPVIELHTGAYADAETEAEQQQQLQRLQQAAAYARSCGLIVNAGHGLHQHNVEPIVAIDGMNELNIGHALVARAVFVGLPKAVADMRALLQRR from the coding sequence ATGAAAAATCCTCAGCGCGTTTTGCTTGGCGTCAATATTGACCATGTAGCCACATTGCGGCAGGCACGTGGGACGCGTTACCCCGATCCGGTTATGGCGGCCATGCTGGCGGAGCAAGCCGGTGCGGATGGCATCACCATTCATCCAAGAGAGGACCGCCGACACATTCAAACGCGCGATGTGTATGTATTAAAGGAAACCCTCACGACACGTATGAACCTAGAAATGGCGGTGACGGAAGACATGCTGTTGCTGGCCGAGGAAGTGCAGCCGGAAGCCTGTTGTTTGGTGCCGGAAAAACGCGAAGAGCTGACCACCGAAGGCGGCCTGGATGTCGTCGCTCAGCAGGCTGAGGTGGCTGCTGCGGTGCAGCGTTTGCGTGAGGTGGGTAGCGAAGTGTCTTTGTTCATCGATCCCGACGAACAACAGATTGATGCGGTGCTGCGTTGTCAGGCGCCGGTTATCGAGTTGCACACCGGTGCCTATGCCGATGCCGAGACCGAGGCCGAGCAGCAACAGCAGTTGCAGCGCTTACAGCAGGCGGCTGCTTATGCGCGCAGCTGTGGCTTAATCGTCAATGCAGGTCATGGTTTGCATCAGCACAATGTTGAGCCCATCGTTGCCATCGACGGCATGAATGAACTGAATATCGGCCATGCCTTGGTGGCGCGCGCGGTGTTTGTTGGTTTGCCGAAAGCCGTCGCTGATATGCGAGCACTGCTGCAGCGTCGATGA